The genomic interval CATGCTCGGGCTGGCCGACACTTTGCGTCAGGAAGCCGCCGATGCCCGGGGGATGAAGCGCGGCACGCTGCGCATCGGCTCGTTCGGCCCGACCTCTTCGGTCACGCTGTTGCCGGGCATCCTTGAGGCGTACCGCCAGACCCATCCGGGCATCGAGGTGCACATCGAAGAAGGGCCGGATCGGCAGGTGATCCAGTGGCTGGAGGAGCGACGCATCGACATCGGTTTCGTGGTATTGCCGCAAGAGCGCTTCGACACGTTTCCCCTGATCGAGGACCGGATGGTCGCCCTGCTCCCGGCCGGCCATCCGTTGGCGACACGGGCGCAAGTGAGCCTCAAGGATCTGTGCGACGACCCGTTCGTGCTCACCGAGGCCGGCTCTTCGGAACTGGTCTGGCGCCTGTTCAGCGCGGCCCGCCTGAGCCCCAACATCCGTTACCGCTGCTCGCAGCTGTTGAGCACGCTCGACGTCGTCAGCCGTGGCGACGCGGTCAGCCTCGTGGCCGAAGGTTCATTGCCTGCGGACACCGCCGCCCGCTACGTGAAACGGCCGTTGTCCCCCGCCGTGCGCCGTCAGGTGGGGCTGGCCGTGCTGGATCGCCGCCAGGCGTCACCCGCCACCCTCGCCTTCATAGAGTCGGCGATCCGGCGCCATCACCCTTGAACGGCACAGGCACCGACAGCCATCTATCATGGGCGTTGACAACTCATTTTCCGGAGAACGCCCTGCATTCAAGGACGGCTCTCCCCCGCGACAGGATGCGCCCATGCCGCTGACCGCCCGATCCCGCCGCAAGCCTGGCACCCGGATCCTCGTGACCTTGCTGTGCGGCTTGCTGCCGATCCTGTCGGGCACCGCCATTCTTTATCTGCAGGCCGAGCGCACCTTGCACCAGAGCGCTGAGCAGACCGCCGACGAAGCGCTGCGTCAGTTCGAACTGATGCTCGACAACACGGCCCAGGCCGCCCGCGAACTGCTGCCTCTGGCCGGCCAGCCTTGCGACACGGCGCAGCTGGCCCTGCGCGAACAGGTCACCCGCCGCCCCTTTGTCCGCTCGACCAACCTGGTGTGGGACAACAACCTTTATTGCAGCTCGCTGTTCGGCCACTTCAAGGAGGCCGTCAACCCCGGCGACTACACCCAGGGCAAGCTATGGCTCATGAACGGCAACCCGGTGACGCCCAACACCGCATTGCTGGTCTATCGGCTGAGCGATGGCCGGAGCGGCGCACTGACCACGCTGGACGGCTATCACCTGAGCAACATCCTGCGCCTGATCGGACGGCAGACCCTGTTGCTGTTGCAAGTGGGCAACAACTGGCTGTCCGCCGACGGCAAAGTGCACCAAGGCGCTCTCCCCCCGCTGCCGGTGGCGCAAAGCACGCTGAACTCATCGCGCTATGCCTTTTCGGTGTCGGCAGGATTTCCCGAGGGCGAGGTGTGGCGTTACATGGCGGACGAATACCCGCCCTTGTTCAGCCTGCTGATCTTTTTCGGCGCGGTGTCCGGCGCCATCGGCTACATCGTGCAGAAACGCTCCACATCACCGAGCCATGAAATGCTCCGCGCACTGGAGGCCGGAGAGTTCATTCCCTACTTCCAGCCGGTGGTCCACGGCGACAGCAAGCA from Pseudomonas ekonensis carries:
- a CDS encoding EAL domain-containing protein — encoded protein: MPLTARSRRKPGTRILVTLLCGLLPILSGTAILYLQAERTLHQSAEQTADEALRQFELMLDNTAQAARELLPLAGQPCDTAQLALREQVTRRPFVRSTNLVWDNNLYCSSLFGHFKEAVNPGDYTQGKLWLMNGNPVTPNTALLVYRLSDGRSGALTTLDGYHLSNILRLIGRQTLLLLQVGNNWLSADGKVHQGALPPLPVAQSTLNSSRYAFSVSAGFPEGEVWRYMADEYPPLFSLLIFFGAVSGAIGYIVQKRSTSPSHEMLRALEAGEFIPYFQPVVHGDSKQWSGTEVLMRWNHPKEGLVRPDLFIPFAEHSGLIVPMTRSLMQQTAALLGPVSPAFVTPFHIGINISARHCQNLELVQDCREFLAAFEPGSIHLVLELTERELIEPTDITHRLFCELREAGVKIAIDDFGTGHSSLTYLRTFNVDFLKIDQSFVAMIGLDALSRHILDSIIELCAKLDLGIVAEGVETEEQSQYLTLHHVNFLQGYLYGKPMPAADFINALTHR
- a CDS encoding LysR family transcriptional regulator, translating into MTLTQLEIFSRVAELRGFTLAANRLGISQSAVSHAMKSLEQELGVELLRRHTARVELSDIGEQLLLRARAMLGLADTLRQEAADARGMKRGTLRIGSFGPTSSVTLLPGILEAYRQTHPGIEVHIEEGPDRQVIQWLEERRIDIGFVVLPQERFDTFPLIEDRMVALLPAGHPLATRAQVSLKDLCDDPFVLTEAGSSELVWRLFSAARLSPNIRYRCSQLLSTLDVVSRGDAVSLVAEGSLPADTAARYVKRPLSPAVRRQVGLAVLDRRQASPATLAFIESAIRRHHP